A single region of the Palaemon carinicauda isolate YSFRI2023 chromosome 17, ASM3689809v2, whole genome shotgun sequence genome encodes:
- the LOC137656469 gene encoding uncharacterized protein, giving the protein MNGVVESLIRSCRRGLDAVTDYHHKKFSALEWQTILSEVMYLVNSRPLFPNGPDPLESPTITSNDLLFPHGQPSVLQPYTGNEVNLRSMVVVAQQRIQVFWETWIRYMPPQLVQRSKWFYPKQNLQVGDLVLLLEPGLKGGVAPRGLWRRGLVERIHPGKDGLVREVTVRTVENGKVVY; this is encoded by the coding sequence ATGAATGGTGTTGTTGAATCATTGATTAGAAGCTGTAGAAGAGGTTTAGATGCAGTAACAGATTATCACCACAAGAAATTCAGTGCTTTGGAATGGCAAACAATACTCTCAGAGGTGATGTACCTTGTTAATTCACGACCACTTTTCCCAAACGGACCAGATCCTCTTGAGTCCCCAACTATAACCAGCAATGACTTACTGTTTCCTCACGGACAACCTTCAGTTCTACAACCATATACCGGTAACGAAGTGAACTTGAGAAGCATGGTAGTGGTAGCTCAACAGAGAATTCAGGTATTTTGGGAGACTTGGATTCGTTATATGCCTCCTCAGCTAGTACAAAGATCGAAATGGTTTTATCCCAAACAGAATCTTCAAGTTGGTGATTTGGTTCTTCTTCTGGAACCAGGCCTAAAGGGAGGTGTCGCTCCTAGGGGACTGTGGAGGCGCGGTCTTGTTGAGAGGATTCATCCCGGAAAAGATGGGCTTGTTCGAGAAGTTACTGTTCGAACAGTGGAGAATGGAAAGGTGGTTTACTGA